From a single Sinorhizobium sp. RAC02 genomic region:
- the secE gene encoding preprotein translocase subunit SecE, giving the protein MASKTNPIAFLQQVRSETAKVTWPSRRETMISTIMVFVMVFLAAVFFFAADQLLGWLIGLILSASV; this is encoded by the coding sequence ATGGCATCGAAAACAAATCCGATTGCGTTTCTGCAGCAGGTACGCTCCGAGACGGCGAAAGTGACTTGGCCGTCGCGGCGCGAGACGATGATCTCGACCATCATGGTTTTCGTCATGGTCTTCCTTGCGGCAGTGTTCTTCTTTGCTGCTGACCAGTTGTTGGGATGGCTGATCGGCCTCATCCTCAGCGCAAGCGTCTGA
- the tuf gene encoding elongation factor Tu codes for MAKSKFERNKPHVNIGTIGHVDHGKTSLTAAITKYFGEYKAYDQIDAAPEEKARGITISTAHVEYETPNRHYAHVDCPGHADYVKNMITGAAQMDGAILVCSAADGPMPQTREHILLARQVGVPAIVVFLNKVDQVDDAELLELVELEVRELLSSYDFPGDDIPIIKGSALAALEDSDKKIGEDAIRELMAAVDAYIPTPERPIDQPFLLPIEDVFSISGRGTVVTGRVERGIVKVGEEVEIVGIRPTTKTTVTGVEMFRKLLDQGQAGDNVGALIRGVQRDGVERGQILCKPGSVKPHKKFMAEAYILTKEEGGRHTPFFTNYRPQFYFRTTDVTGIVSLPEGTEMVMPGDNVTVAVELIVPIAMEEKLRFAIREGGRTVGAGIVASIVE; via the coding sequence ATGGCAAAGAGCAAGTTCGAGCGCAACAAGCCTCACGTAAACATCGGCACGATCGGCCACGTTGACCATGGCAAGACGTCGCTGACGGCAGCGATCACGAAGTATTTCGGCGAGTACAAGGCGTACGACCAGATCGACGCCGCCCCGGAAGAAAAGGCCCGCGGCATCACCATTTCGACGGCACACGTCGAATATGAAACGCCGAACCGTCACTACGCCCACGTCGACTGCCCCGGCCACGCCGACTACGTCAAGAACATGATCACCGGTGCTGCCCAGATGGACGGCGCGATCCTGGTCTGCTCGGCTGCTGACGGCCCGATGCCGCAGACGCGCGAGCACATCCTGCTCGCCCGCCAGGTTGGCGTTCCGGCTATCGTCGTGTTCCTCAACAAGGTCGACCAGGTTGACGACGCCGAGCTTCTCGAGCTCGTCGAGCTGGAAGTTCGCGAACTTCTGTCGTCCTACGACTTCCCGGGCGACGACATTCCGATCATCAAGGGTTCGGCTCTGGCCGCTCTCGAAGATTCGGACAAGAAGATCGGCGAAGACGCGATCCGCGAGCTGATGGCTGCTGTCGACGCCTACATCCCGACGCCTGAGCGTCCGATCGACCAGCCGTTCCTGCTGCCGATCGAAGACGTGTTCTCGATCTCGGGCCGTGGTACGGTCGTGACCGGCCGCGTCGAGCGTGGCATCGTCAAGGTTGGTGAAGAAGTCGAGATCGTCGGCATCCGCCCGACCACCAAGACGACGGTTACCGGCGTTGAAATGTTCCGCAAGCTGCTCGACCAGGGCCAGGCCGGCGACAACGTCGGTGCGCTGATCCGTGGCGTTCAGCGTGACGGCGTCGAGCGTGGCCAGATCCTGTGCAAGCCGGGTTCGGTCAAGCCGCACAAGAAGTTCATGGCAGAAGCCTACATCCTGACGAAGGAAGAAGGCGGCCGTCATACGCCGTTCTTCACGAACTACCGTCCGCAGTTCTACTTCCGCACGACGGATGTGACCGGTATCGTTTCGCTTCCGGAAGGTACGGAAATGGTCATGCCGGGCGACAACGTCACGGTCGCCGTCGAGCTGATCGTTCCGATCGCGATGGAAGAAAAGCTGCGCTTCGCGATCCGTGAAGGCGGCCGTACCGTCGGCGCCGGCATCGTCGCTTCGATCGTCGAGTAA
- the rlmB gene encoding 23S rRNA (guanosine(2251)-2'-O)-methyltransferase RlmB, translated as MSKDDTGGKSAKDTHYATLRRAHRDQRRERGEIPTPKDDRRRKPADGWKAPALAPDQVYLYGLHTVRAALDNPERKIIKLSVSLNAAQRLELPDFSTLPYPVETVLPSDLDKVLGPEAIHQGVMLETRPLPARRLEALKDSPLLLVLDQITDPHNVGAIMRSAVAFNAGAVITTQRHSPTESGVLAKTASGALELIPYIQVTNLADAMDELHKLGFLTIGLDSEGPAPLEGTLSGKRVALVMGAEGKGLRQKTRSTCNALARLDMPGAIKSLNVSNAAAIALYATHRHLFG; from the coding sequence ATGAGCAAAGACGATACCGGCGGCAAGTCCGCAAAAGACACCCATTACGCCACCCTGCGCCGGGCGCACCGCGACCAGCGGCGTGAACGCGGCGAGATTCCGACACCCAAGGACGATCGTCGCCGCAAGCCGGCAGACGGCTGGAAGGCGCCGGCACTTGCCCCCGACCAGGTCTATCTCTACGGCCTGCACACGGTGCGCGCGGCCCTCGATAATCCCGAGCGGAAGATCATCAAGCTTTCGGTGAGCCTGAACGCCGCCCAGCGGCTGGAATTGCCCGATTTTTCGACCCTGCCCTACCCCGTCGAAACCGTGCTGCCGTCGGATCTCGACAAGGTGCTCGGCCCGGAAGCCATCCACCAGGGCGTGATGCTCGAAACGCGGCCGCTGCCCGCCCGTCGACTGGAGGCGCTGAAGGACAGCCCGCTTCTGCTGGTGCTCGACCAGATAACCGACCCGCACAATGTCGGCGCCATCATGCGCTCTGCTGTCGCCTTCAATGCCGGCGCCGTCATCACGACACAGCGCCATTCGCCGACCGAATCGGGCGTGCTTGCCAAAACCGCCTCCGGCGCGCTGGAACTCATTCCCTATATCCAGGTCACCAATCTGGCCGATGCGATGGACGAACTCCACAAGCTCGGCTTCCTGACGATCGGCCTCGATTCGGAAGGCCCGGCGCCGCTCGAGGGCACGCTCTCGGGCAAACGCGTCGCACTCGTCATGGGAGCCGAGGGCAAGGGGTTACGCCAGAAGACGCGCTCCACCTGCAATGCGCTTGCCCGGCTCGACATGCCCGGAGCGATCAAGTCGCTCAACGTCTCGAACGCTGCGGCGATCGCGCTCTACGCCACGCACCGGCACCTGTTCGGCTGA